A genomic region of Candidatus Hydrogenedentota bacterium contains the following coding sequences:
- a CDS encoding Gfo/Idh/MocA family oxidoreductase, whose translation MESCVGVGLVGSQFISTIHARALKHVPNARLVAVASPTPGNANRFAEAHGIASAFTDYRRLLDCPEIQMIVIGAPNDLHYSIVLDAASAGKHIVVEKPLCLNLNEADRMIAACKEHGVKLMYAEELCFAPKYVRMKQLLDEGAIGTPTLIKQSEKHDGPHAPHFWDVTRSGGGVTMDMGCHAIAFFRWMLGNARITSVYAQMGTHVHADKTRGDDNAILVLEFENGTVAIAEESWTKLGGMDDRAEVYGSKGVAYANLLQGNAIQTYSADGYGYAVEKAGSTQGWSFTMYEEEWNYGFPQEMAHFVDCVANDTQPLVTGEDGRVVLEAIFAAYQSAATGHKVALPFHTTASRPIDLWRPT comes from the coding sequence ATGGAATCCTGCGTCGGCGTCGGACTGGTCGGCTCGCAGTTTATCAGCACCATTCACGCGCGTGCGCTCAAGCATGTGCCGAACGCCCGGCTTGTGGCGGTAGCCTCCCCCACTCCCGGCAACGCCAACCGATTCGCCGAAGCCCACGGTATCGCGTCGGCCTTTACAGATTACCGCAGGCTACTCGATTGCCCCGAGATTCAGATGATCGTGATTGGCGCGCCCAATGATCTGCATTACTCGATTGTGCTGGATGCAGCGTCGGCGGGAAAGCACATCGTCGTCGAAAAGCCGCTGTGCCTTAACTTGAACGAGGCGGATCGGATGATCGCCGCGTGCAAGGAACACGGCGTAAAACTGATGTATGCCGAAGAGCTTTGTTTTGCGCCGAAGTATGTGCGCATGAAGCAACTGCTCGACGAAGGGGCGATCGGCACACCTACGCTTATCAAACAATCCGAAAAACATGACGGACCGCACGCGCCCCACTTTTGGGACGTCACGCGCAGCGGAGGTGGCGTCACAATGGACATGGGTTGCCACGCCATCGCCTTCTTCCGCTGGATGCTCGGCAATGCGCGCATCACTTCGGTCTACGCACAGATGGGCACGCACGTGCACGCCGACAAGACGAGAGGCGATGACAATGCCATCCTCGTACTCGAATTCGAAAATGGGACCGTTGCGATTGCCGAAGAAAGCTGGACGAAGCTAGGCGGCATGGACGATCGCGCCGAAGTGTACGGATCGAAGGGTGTCGCCTACGCAAACCTCCTTCAGGGCAATGCCATTCAAACGTACAGCGCCGATGGATACGGCTACGCCGTCGAAAAGGCCGGCTCCACGCAGGGTTGGTCGTTCACCATGTACGAAGAGGAATGGAACTACGGATTCCCTCAAGAAATGGCGCACTTTGTCGACTGCGTCGCGAACGACACGCAACCGCTGGTAACGGGCGAAGACGGTCGCGTAGTGCTGGAAGCCATCTTCGCCGCCTATCAGTCTGCCGCTACCGGACACAAGGTGGCACTCCCATTCCATACCACCGCCTCACGGCCCATTGATCTCTGGAGACCAACTTGA